One part of the Malus sylvestris chromosome 2, drMalSylv7.2, whole genome shotgun sequence genome encodes these proteins:
- the LOC126600559 gene encoding endochitinase-like, translated as MKLQALIFLSLTLLLGISAEQCGSQAGGAVCPNGLCCSQYGWCGTTSDYCATGCQSQCGSTPNPTPTPTPSGGGGDISSLISSSVFDQMLKYRNDARCQSNGFYTYDAFVAAARSFNGFGTTGDDGTRKRELAAFLAQTSHETTGGWESAPDGPYAWGYCFVNEINQDVYCSSNQYPCAAGKKYYGRGPIQLTHNYNYGQAGQALGQDLINNPDLVATDPVVSFRTAIWFWMTPQSNKPSSHDVITGTWSPSSADTSAGRVPGYGVITNIINGGLECGKGQDDRVASRIGFYRRYCEILGVSPGDNLDCYNQRPFAQ; from the exons atgaagtTGCAAGCTCTCATTTTTTTGTCCCTAACTTTGTTGCTAGGAATCTCAGCAGAGCAATGTGGGAGCCAAGCCGGTGGCGCCGTGTGTCCAAATGGGCTGTGTTGTAGCCAgtatgggtggtgcggcaccaCATCTGACTACTGCGCCACTGGTTGCCAAAGCCAATGTGGCTCAACCCCTAATCCTACTCCAACCCCAACCccaagtggtggtggtggtgatatCAGCAGCCTCATTAGCTCGTCGGTTTTCGACCAAATGCTGAAGTATCGAAATGATGCACGCTGCCAGAGTAATGGGTTTTACACATATGATGCTTTCGTTGCTGCTGCTCGGTCTTTTAATGGGTTTGGCACAACTGGAGATGATGGTACTCGCAAAAGAGAGCTTGCTGCTTTCTTGGCACAAACCTCTCATGAGACTACTG GAGGATGGGAAAGTGCACCAGATGGTCCATATGCATGGGGATATTGCTTTGTCAATGAAATAAACCAAGATGTGTATTGTTCTTCCAACCAATATCCATGCGCTGCTGGCAAGAAATATTACGGCAGAGGACCCATCCAACTCACCCA CAACTACAACTATGGTCAAGCGGGTCAAGCACTTGGACAGGATCTGATAAACAACCCAGATCTAGTGGCTACAGACCCGGTTGTGTCATTCAGGACAGCtatatggttttggatgactcCACAGAGCAACAAGCCATCAAGCCATGATGTCATCACTGGTACGTGGAGCCCATCTAGTGCAGACACGTCAGCGGGTCGAGTTCCCGGGTATGGAGTGATCACCAACATCATCAATGGAGGGCTTGAATGTGGCAAGGGTCAGGATGATAGGGTTGCTAGTCGGATTGGGTTCTACAGAAGGTACTGTGAGATATTGGGAGTGAGTCCGGGGGACAACTTGGATTGTTACAATCAAAGGCCTTTTGCCCAATAA
- the LOC126600567 gene encoding endochitinase-like codes for MKLQTLILLSLSLLIGISAEQCGRQAGGAVCPNGLCCSQHGWCGTTSDYCAAGCQSQCGSTPTPTPSGGGDVSSLVSSSVFDQMLKYRNDGRCPSHGFYKYDAFIAAARSFNGFGTTGDVATRKKELAAFLAQTSHETTGGWASAPDGPYAWGYCFVNERNQDVYCTPSGQYPCAAGKKYYGRGPIQLTHNYNYGQAGKAIGNDLIKNPDLVATDPVVSFKTAIWFWMTPQGNKPSSHDVITGRWSPSSADRSAGRVPGYGVITNIINGGLECGKGQDARVASRIGFYRRYCEILGVSPGDNLDCYNQRPFA; via the exons atgaagttGCAAACCCTTATCCTGTTGTCCCTAAGTTTGCTGATTGGGATCTCAGCAGAGCAATGTGGGAGGCAAGCTGGTGGTGCCGTGTGCCCAAATGGGCTGTGTTGTAGCCAgcatgggtggtgcggcaccaCATCTGACTACTGCGCCGCCGGTTGCCAGAGCCAATGTGGCTCAACTCCAACCCCAACCCCAAGTGGCGGTGGTGACGTCAGCAGCCTCGTTAGCTCGTCTGTTTTCGACCAAATGCTTAAGTATCGAAACGATGGGAGATGCCCCAGTCATGGGTTTTACAAGTATGATGCTTTCATTGCTGCAGCTCGGTCTTTTAATGGGTTTGGCACAACTGGAGATGTTGCTACTCGCAAAAAGGAGCTTGCTGCTTTCTTGGCTCAAACCTCTCATGAGACTACTG GAGGATGGGCAAGTGCACCAGATGGTCCTTATGCATGGGGATATTGCTTTGTCAATGAAAGAAACCAAGATGTGTATTGCACACCATCCGGTCAATATCCATGTGCTGCTGGCAAGAAATACTATGGCAGAGGACCCATCCAACTTACCCA CAACTACAACTATGGTCAAGCGGGCAAGGCAATCGGAAATGATCTGATAAAAAACCCGGATCTAGTGGCCACGGACCCGGTTGTATCATTCAAGACAGCTATATGGTTCTGGATGACTCCACAGGGAAACAAGCCATCAAGCCATGATGTCATCACTGGTAGGTGGAGTCCATCTAGTGCAGACAGATCAGCGGGTCGGGTTCCCGGGTATGGAGTGATCACCAACATCATCAACGGAGGGCTTGAATGCGGGAAGGGTCAGGATGCTAGGGTTGCTAGTCGCATCGGCTTCTACAGAAGGTACTGTGAGATATTGGGAGTGAGTCCGGGGGACAACTTGGATTGTTACAATCAAAGGCCTTTTGCCTAA